One window from the genome of Macaca fascicularis isolate 582-1 chromosome 7, T2T-MFA8v1.1 encodes:
- the CCDC32 gene encoding coiled-coil domain-containing protein 32 codes for MKMFESADSTATRSGQDLWAEICSCLPNADQEDGANNSFSDSFVDSYPEGEGQREVADFAVQPAVKPWAPLQDSEMYLASLEKKLRRIKGLNQEVTSKDMLRTLAQAKKECWDRFLQEKLASEFFVDGLDSDESTLEHFKRWLQPDKVAVSTEEVQYLIPPESQVEKPVAKDEPAAGDKPAAAEQ; via the exons ATGAAAATGTTTGAGAGCGCTGACTCTACAGCCACAAGATCTGGCCAGGATCTCTGGGCTGAAATTTGTTCCTGTCTGCCAAATGCTGACCAAGAAGATGGTGCCAACAATTCCTTCTCAGACTCCTTTGTGGATTCTTACCCTGAAGGTGAAGGCCAGAGGGAGGTGGCTGACTTTGCCGTCCAGCCAGCTGTAAAGCCTTGGGCTCCCTTGCAGGATTCAGAAATGTATTTAGCATCTCTAG AGAAGAAGCTAAGAAGAATCAAAGGTTTAAATCAGGAAGTGACTTCCAAGGACATGCTTCGAACTCTGGCCCAAGCCAAGAAGGAATGCTGGGATCGGTTCCTCCAGGAGAAGTTAGCTTCAGAGTTCTTTGTGGATGGACTTGATTCTGATGAGAG CACCTTGGAACATTTCAAGAGGTGGCTGCAGCCGGATAAAGTAGCCGTCAGCACAGAGGAGGTCCAGTATCTGATTCCTCCAGAGTCACAGGTTGAGAAGCCAGTGGCCAAGGACGAGCCAGCAGCCGGGGACAAACCAGCAGCAGCAGAGCAGTAA
- the RPUSD2 gene encoding pseudouridylate synthase RPUSD2 isoform X2 has product MWLGGRAVMWLGGRAWLGVLGRWRCDLRRPSFARTWSGFKGPMAETLSTQVGTAGGLRAPHQQNGDAGGDARVEPSPGSPKPAGREVEPTPVGGEYPSAAAPGPGKRKKRRGATGERVVPPPKKRRTGVSFGDEHFKETSYYFEGGLRKDNDFLRNTVHRHEPPVTAEPIRLLAENEDVVVVDKPSSIPVHPCGRFRHNTVIFILGKEHQLKELHPLHRLDRLTSGVLMFAKTAAVSERIHEQVRDRQLEKEYVCRVEGEFPTEEVTCKEPILVVSYKVGVCRVDTRGKPCETVFQRLSYNGQSSVVRCRPLTGRTHQIRVHLQFLGHPILNDPIYNSVAWGPSRGRGGRIPKTDEELLRDLVAEHQAKQSLDVLDLCEGDLSSGLTDSTAPSSELGKDSLEELAAAAQKMEEVAEAAPQKLDTIALAPEKAVETDVTNQEADSLCAECRLVRQDPLPKDLVMFLHALRYKGPGFEYFSPMPAWAQDDWQKD; this is encoded by the exons ATGTGGCTGGGCGGCCGCGCGGTTATGTGGCTGGGCGGCCGCGCATGGCTCGGGGTTCTCGGACGTTGGCGCTGCGACCTTCGGCGCCCTAGCTTTGCCAGGACTTGGAGTGGCTTTAAGGGCCCAATGGCAGAAACACTGTCTACCCAGGTTGGGACAGCGGGCGGGCTGAGGGCTCCGCATCAGCAAAACGGTGACGCTGGTGGCGACGCGAGGGTTGAGCCGTCCCCGGGGTCCCCGAAGCCGGCTGGCCGGGAAGTGGAGCCGACCCCAGTAGGCGGGGAGTATCCCTCGGCTGCAGCCCCGGGCCCGGGCAAGCGTAAGAAGCGACGGGGCGCAACCGGGGAGCGTGTCGTGCCGCCCCCGAAGAAGCGGCGGACAGGGGTGAGCTTCGGAGATGAGCACTTTAAAGAAACCAGTTATTACTTCGAGGGCGGCCTGCGTAAG GACAATGATTTCTTGCGGAACACAGtgcacaggcatgagccaccagtcACAGCAGAGCCCATTCGCCTGCTAGCTGAGAACGAAGATGTGGTGGTTGTAGACAAGCCTTCCTCCATTCCCGTTCACCCCTGTGGCCGCTTCCGACACAACACAGTTATCTTCATCCTAGGCAAGGAGCACCAACTGAAGGAGTTACACCCCTTGCATCGGCTTGACCGCCTTACCTCAGGGGTGCTTATGTTTGCCAAGACAGCTGCAGTCTCTGAGAGAATTCACGAGCAGGTTCGGGACCGGCAG CTGGAGAAGGAGTACGTGTGCCGGGTGGAAGGGGAGTTCCCCACTGAGGAAGTGACCTGTAAAGAACCCATCTTAGTGGTGTCTTACAAAGTAGGGGTGTGCCGTGTAGATACCCGGGGCAAGCCCTGTGAGACGGTGTTCCAGAGGCTAAGCTACAATGGCCAGTCCAGTGTGGTACGGTGCCGGCCACTCACAGGCCGCACACACCAGATTCGAGTCCACCTTCAGTTCTTGGGCCATCCCATTCTCAACGACCCCATCTACAACTCAGTTGCCTGGGGTCCCTCCCGAGGCCGGGGCGGCCGCATTCCCAAGACAGATGAGGAATTGCTGCGGGACCTGGTAGCAGAGCATCAGGCCAAACAGAGCCTGGATGTGCTAGATCTCTGTGAGGGTGATCTGTCCTCAGGACTCACAGACTCTACGGCCCCCTCCTCAGAGTTGGGCAAGGACAGCCTGGAAGAGTTGGCTGCAGCTGCCCAGAAGATGGAGGAAGTAGCTGAGGCAGCCCCTCAGAAGTTGGACACAATAGCCTTGGCACCAGAGAAGGCAGTTGAAACAGATGTCACGAATCAAGAGGCAGACTCACTCTGTGCAGAGTGCCGGCTGGTTCGACAGGATCCCTTGCCCAAAGACCTTGTGATGTTCCTACATGCCCTACGCTATAAAGGGCCAGGCTTTGAGTACTTTTCACCAATGCCTGCCTGGGCACAGGATGACTGGCAAAAAGACTGA
- the RPUSD2 gene encoding pseudouridylate synthase RPUSD2 isoform X1, translating into MWLGGRAVMWLGGRAWLGVLGRWRCDLRRPSFARTWSGFKGPMAETLSTQVGTAGGLRAPHQQNGDAGGDARVEPSPGSPKPAGREVEPTPVGGEYPSAAAPGPGKRKKRRGATGERVVPPPKKRRTGVSFGDEHFKETSYYFEGGLRKVRPYYFDFQTYCKGRWVGHSLLHVFSTEFRAQPLAYYEAAVQAGRLHLNEKPVQDLNIVLKDNDFLRNTVHRHEPPVTAEPIRLLAENEDVVVVDKPSSIPVHPCGRFRHNTVIFILGKEHQLKELHPLHRLDRLTSGVLMFAKTAAVSERIHEQVRDRQLEKEYVCRVEGEFPTEEVTCKEPILVVSYKVGVCRVDTRGKPCETVFQRLSYNGQSSVVRCRPLTGRTHQIRVHLQFLGHPILNDPIYNSVAWGPSRGRGGRIPKTDEELLRDLVAEHQAKQSLDVLDLCEGDLSSGLTDSTAPSSELGKDSLEELAAAAQKMEEVAEAAPQKLDTIALAPEKAVETDVTNQEADSLCAECRLVRQDPLPKDLVMFLHALRYKGPGFEYFSPMPAWAQDDWQKD; encoded by the exons ATGTGGCTGGGCGGCCGCGCGGTTATGTGGCTGGGCGGCCGCGCATGGCTCGGGGTTCTCGGACGTTGGCGCTGCGACCTTCGGCGCCCTAGCTTTGCCAGGACTTGGAGTGGCTTTAAGGGCCCAATGGCAGAAACACTGTCTACCCAGGTTGGGACAGCGGGCGGGCTGAGGGCTCCGCATCAGCAAAACGGTGACGCTGGTGGCGACGCGAGGGTTGAGCCGTCCCCGGGGTCCCCGAAGCCGGCTGGCCGGGAAGTGGAGCCGACCCCAGTAGGCGGGGAGTATCCCTCGGCTGCAGCCCCGGGCCCGGGCAAGCGTAAGAAGCGACGGGGCGCAACCGGGGAGCGTGTCGTGCCGCCCCCGAAGAAGCGGCGGACAGGGGTGAGCTTCGGAGATGAGCACTTTAAAGAAACCAGTTATTACTTCGAGGGCGGCCTGCGTAAGGTGCGGCCCTATTACTTTGACTTCCAGACCTACTGCAAAGGTCGCTGGGTGGGCCACAGCTTGCTGCACGTCTTCAGCACCGAGTTCCGAGCTCAGCCCCTGGCCTACTACGAGGCCGCGGTCCAGGCGGGCCGCCTGCACCTCAACGAGAAGCCGGTGCAGGACCTCAACATCGTGCTCAAG GACAATGATTTCTTGCGGAACACAGtgcacaggcatgagccaccagtcACAGCAGAGCCCATTCGCCTGCTAGCTGAGAACGAAGATGTGGTGGTTGTAGACAAGCCTTCCTCCATTCCCGTTCACCCCTGTGGCCGCTTCCGACACAACACAGTTATCTTCATCCTAGGCAAGGAGCACCAACTGAAGGAGTTACACCCCTTGCATCGGCTTGACCGCCTTACCTCAGGGGTGCTTATGTTTGCCAAGACAGCTGCAGTCTCTGAGAGAATTCACGAGCAGGTTCGGGACCGGCAG CTGGAGAAGGAGTACGTGTGCCGGGTGGAAGGGGAGTTCCCCACTGAGGAAGTGACCTGTAAAGAACCCATCTTAGTGGTGTCTTACAAAGTAGGGGTGTGCCGTGTAGATACCCGGGGCAAGCCCTGTGAGACGGTGTTCCAGAGGCTAAGCTACAATGGCCAGTCCAGTGTGGTACGGTGCCGGCCACTCACAGGCCGCACACACCAGATTCGAGTCCACCTTCAGTTCTTGGGCCATCCCATTCTCAACGACCCCATCTACAACTCAGTTGCCTGGGGTCCCTCCCGAGGCCGGGGCGGCCGCATTCCCAAGACAGATGAGGAATTGCTGCGGGACCTGGTAGCAGAGCATCAGGCCAAACAGAGCCTGGATGTGCTAGATCTCTGTGAGGGTGATCTGTCCTCAGGACTCACAGACTCTACGGCCCCCTCCTCAGAGTTGGGCAAGGACAGCCTGGAAGAGTTGGCTGCAGCTGCCCAGAAGATGGAGGAAGTAGCTGAGGCAGCCCCTCAGAAGTTGGACACAATAGCCTTGGCACCAGAGAAGGCAGTTGAAACAGATGTCACGAATCAAGAGGCAGACTCACTCTGTGCAGAGTGCCGGCTGGTTCGACAGGATCCCTTGCCCAAAGACCTTGTGATGTTCCTACATGCCCTACGCTATAAAGGGCCAGGCTTTGAGTACTTTTCACCAATGCCTGCCTGGGCACAGGATGACTGGCAAAAAGACTGA
- the RPUSD2 gene encoding pseudouridylate synthase RPUSD2 isoform X3: MWLGGRAVMWLGGRAWLGVLGRWRCDLRRPSFARTWSGFKGPMAETLSTQVGTAGGLRAPHQQNGDAGGDARVEPSPGSPKPAGREVEPTPVGGEYPSAAAPGPGKRKKRRGATGERVVPPPKKRRTGDNDFLRNTVHRHEPPVTAEPIRLLAENEDVVVVDKPSSIPVHPCGRFRHNTVIFILGKEHQLKELHPLHRLDRLTSGVLMFAKTAAVSERIHEQVRDRQLEKEYVCRVEGEFPTEEVTCKEPILVVSYKVGVCRVDTRGKPCETVFQRLSYNGQSSVVRCRPLTGRTHQIRVHLQFLGHPILNDPIYNSVAWGPSRGRGGRIPKTDEELLRDLVAEHQAKQSLDVLDLCEGDLSSGLTDSTAPSSELGKDSLEELAAAAQKMEEVAEAAPQKLDTIALAPEKAVETDVTNQEADSLCAECRLVRQDPLPKDLVMFLHALRYKGPGFEYFSPMPAWAQDDWQKD, from the exons ATGTGGCTGGGCGGCCGCGCGGTTATGTGGCTGGGCGGCCGCGCATGGCTCGGGGTTCTCGGACGTTGGCGCTGCGACCTTCGGCGCCCTAGCTTTGCCAGGACTTGGAGTGGCTTTAAGGGCCCAATGGCAGAAACACTGTCTACCCAGGTTGGGACAGCGGGCGGGCTGAGGGCTCCGCATCAGCAAAACGGTGACGCTGGTGGCGACGCGAGGGTTGAGCCGTCCCCGGGGTCCCCGAAGCCGGCTGGCCGGGAAGTGGAGCCGACCCCAGTAGGCGGGGAGTATCCCTCGGCTGCAGCCCCGGGCCCGGGCAAGCGTAAGAAGCGACGGGGCGCAACCGGGGAGCGTGTCGTGCCGCCCCCGAAGAAGCGGCGGACAGGG GACAATGATTTCTTGCGGAACACAGtgcacaggcatgagccaccagtcACAGCAGAGCCCATTCGCCTGCTAGCTGAGAACGAAGATGTGGTGGTTGTAGACAAGCCTTCCTCCATTCCCGTTCACCCCTGTGGCCGCTTCCGACACAACACAGTTATCTTCATCCTAGGCAAGGAGCACCAACTGAAGGAGTTACACCCCTTGCATCGGCTTGACCGCCTTACCTCAGGGGTGCTTATGTTTGCCAAGACAGCTGCAGTCTCTGAGAGAATTCACGAGCAGGTTCGGGACCGGCAG CTGGAGAAGGAGTACGTGTGCCGGGTGGAAGGGGAGTTCCCCACTGAGGAAGTGACCTGTAAAGAACCCATCTTAGTGGTGTCTTACAAAGTAGGGGTGTGCCGTGTAGATACCCGGGGCAAGCCCTGTGAGACGGTGTTCCAGAGGCTAAGCTACAATGGCCAGTCCAGTGTGGTACGGTGCCGGCCACTCACAGGCCGCACACACCAGATTCGAGTCCACCTTCAGTTCTTGGGCCATCCCATTCTCAACGACCCCATCTACAACTCAGTTGCCTGGGGTCCCTCCCGAGGCCGGGGCGGCCGCATTCCCAAGACAGATGAGGAATTGCTGCGGGACCTGGTAGCAGAGCATCAGGCCAAACAGAGCCTGGATGTGCTAGATCTCTGTGAGGGTGATCTGTCCTCAGGACTCACAGACTCTACGGCCCCCTCCTCAGAGTTGGGCAAGGACAGCCTGGAAGAGTTGGCTGCAGCTGCCCAGAAGATGGAGGAAGTAGCTGAGGCAGCCCCTCAGAAGTTGGACACAATAGCCTTGGCACCAGAGAAGGCAGTTGAAACAGATGTCACGAATCAAGAGGCAGACTCACTCTGTGCAGAGTGCCGGCTGGTTCGACAGGATCCCTTGCCCAAAGACCTTGTGATGTTCCTACATGCCCTACGCTATAAAGGGCCAGGCTTTGAGTACTTTTCACCAATGCCTGCCTGGGCACAGGATGACTGGCAAAAAGACTGA